A genomic window from Osmia bicornis bicornis chromosome 6, iOsmBic2.1, whole genome shotgun sequence includes:
- the LOC114880043 gene encoding mitochondrial import inner membrane translocase subunit Tim9, which translates to MAMQIPANVDSDQIKSVRDFVASYNKLIEICFVDCITDFTSRDVQSKEEKCALNCMEKYLKMNQRISQRFEEFQMLANENVMAAQKKINEGR; encoded by the exons atGGCAATGCAAATTCCTGCAAACGTGGATTCTGATCAAATTAAATCT GTTCGAGACTTTGTGGCGTCCTATAAcaaattaatagaaatttgtTTTGTTGACTGTATAACTGATTTCACTTCACGAGATGTTCAATCGAAGGAAGAAAAGTGTGCTCTAAATTGTATGGAGAAATATTTGAAGATGAATCAAAGAATTTCACAACGAtttgaagaatttcaaatGCTTGCTAATGAAAATGTAATGGCAGcacagaaaaaaataaatgaaggtAGATAA
- the LOC114880040 gene encoding G patch domain-containing protein 2-like isoform X1, which yields MLDVDGVSEEEPGPRATSFQSTSVRQAGGCYQDCFCRQHIWLLKDVKFYNSLKTSLRMNKQSDDSSSSICDIHVPKTTAASKYQSDSDDTNQTKRFALFSNSNNASNIESDSVNENFVPRLNPKRKRKFKKMAIDTDSNPSTSQTIAMSTALANKKRVLRSDCKNRYETIWCGKRKRSYRERSTDCGMRSFKPNRDAKSKNRIKMQTDDPIDCSRISSSSISSSDSETGLITNDEDREGDDEQSDWIGEPSWWDDNESTNEDKVNTDSPFQMMLHGNFEHAIESRKNYRKRIQRIRDWSGREIRAGRRRVDNKPGYSIITSANEKVSRFLQDPTQSELRLHPMRQHEREKLRRLANLYSLSLKGDLGCPILYKTRHTTQAICVDQVSFNRFSGYKRLRRTPPNSPNSELTIHNQEHQISSVNYSSQIISSTSKLDTIPVLPQFSHFKWDSNSMDIEIHGKPKLHDFDHSKSS from the exons ATGTTAGACGTAGATGGGGTATCAGAAGAAGAGCCCGGTCCACGGGCAACATCC TTCCAGTCTACTTCTGTAAGGCAGGCAGGCGGTTGTTATCAAGATTGTTTTTGTAGACAGCATATTTGGTTACTCAAAGATGTGAAATTTTATAACTCCTTGAAAA cATCATTACGTATGAACAAACAATCAGATGATAGTTCATCTTCCATTTGTGACATCCATGTTCCAAAAACAACAGCTGCCTCCAAATATCAATCTGACAGTGATGATACAAATCAAACGAAAAGATTTGCacttttttctaattcaaACAATGCTAGTAATATCGAAAGCGATTCggttaatgaaaattttgtacCTAGACTAAATCCAAAgcgtaaaagaaaatttaaaaaaatggcTATTGATACCGATTCTAATCCCTCTACTTCCCAAACGATTGCAATGTCAACAGCGCTTGCAAATAAGAAGAGAGTTCTCAGAAGCGATTGTAAAAATAGATACGAAACAATATG GTGTGGAAAACGTAAAAGGTCTTACAGGGAGCGTTCCACGGATTGCGGGATGAGATCATTCAAACCAAACAGAGATGCAAAATCGAAAAACCGCATCAAAATGCAGACCGATGATCCTATTGATTGTTCAAGAATATCCAGTTCAAGTATCTCATCCAGCGATTCAGAAACTGGACTTATCACAAATGACGAAGACAGAGAAG GAGATGACGAACAATCAGATTGGATCGGAGAACCAAGTTGGTGGGATGACAATGAGAGTACTAACGAAGATAAAGTGAATACAGATTCACCGTTTCAAATGATGTTGCATGGAAATTTTGAGCATGCAATCGAATCAAGAAAAAATTACAGAAAGAGAATTCAAAGAATTCGAGATTGGAGCGGAAGAGAAATTCGCGCTGGCCGTCGTCGCGTTGATAATAAACCTGGATATTCGATTATTACATCGGCTAATGAAAAAGTATCCAGATTTTTACAAGATCCAACTCAAAGCGAGCTTAGATTACATCCTATGCGACAGCATGAAAGAGAAAAACTTCGCCGGCTTGCTAATTTATATAGTTTAAGTTTAAAGGGGGACCTAGGCTGtccaattttatataaaactcGACATACTACACAAGCCATCTGTGTGGATCAAGTATCATTCAACAGATTTTCGGGCTATAAAAGATTAAGGAGAACCCCTCCGAATTCTCCGAATTCTGAATTAACAATACATAATCAAGAACATCAAATTTCTAGCGTAAACTATAGCTCGCAAATAATTAGTTCAACGTCAAAATTGGATACGATACCAGTTCTACCGCAGTTCTCTCATTTTAAATGGGATTCGAATAGCATGGATATTGAAATTCATGGAAAACCAAAATTACATGATTTTGATCACTCGAAATCAAGTTAA
- the LOC114880040 gene encoding G patch domain-containing protein 2 isoform X2, with protein MERVLKAVPADLRVKMEALVHDLTLALEESNNSANVRRRWGIRRRARSTGNIPSLRMNKQSDDSSSSICDIHVPKTTAASKYQSDSDDTNQTKRFALFSNSNNASNIESDSVNENFVPRLNPKRKRKFKKMAIDTDSNPSTSQTIAMSTALANKKRVLRSDCKNRYETIWCGKRKRSYRERSTDCGMRSFKPNRDAKSKNRIKMQTDDPIDCSRISSSSISSSDSETGLITNDEDREGDDEQSDWIGEPSWWDDNESTNEDKVNTDSPFQMMLHGNFEHAIESRKNYRKRIQRIRDWSGREIRAGRRRVDNKPGYSIITSANEKVSRFLQDPTQSELRLHPMRQHEREKLRRLANLYSLSLKGDLGCPILYKTRHTTQAICVDQVSFNRFSGYKRLRRTPPNSPNSELTIHNQEHQISSVNYSSQIISSTSKLDTIPVLPQFSHFKWDSNSMDIEIHGKPKLHDFDHSKSS; from the exons ATGGAGCGTGTTTTGAAAGCAGTACCAGCAGATTTAAGAGTAAAAATGGAGGCACTTGTGCATGATTTAACTTTGGCATTGGAAGAAAGTAATAATAGCGCAAATGTTAGACGTAGATGGGGTATCAGAAGAAGAGCCCGGTCCACGGGCAACATCC cATCATTACGTATGAACAAACAATCAGATGATAGTTCATCTTCCATTTGTGACATCCATGTTCCAAAAACAACAGCTGCCTCCAAATATCAATCTGACAGTGATGATACAAATCAAACGAAAAGATTTGCacttttttctaattcaaACAATGCTAGTAATATCGAAAGCGATTCggttaatgaaaattttgtacCTAGACTAAATCCAAAgcgtaaaagaaaatttaaaaaaatggcTATTGATACCGATTCTAATCCCTCTACTTCCCAAACGATTGCAATGTCAACAGCGCTTGCAAATAAGAAGAGAGTTCTCAGAAGCGATTGTAAAAATAGATACGAAACAATATG GTGTGGAAAACGTAAAAGGTCTTACAGGGAGCGTTCCACGGATTGCGGGATGAGATCATTCAAACCAAACAGAGATGCAAAATCGAAAAACCGCATCAAAATGCAGACCGATGATCCTATTGATTGTTCAAGAATATCCAGTTCAAGTATCTCATCCAGCGATTCAGAAACTGGACTTATCACAAATGACGAAGACAGAGAAG GAGATGACGAACAATCAGATTGGATCGGAGAACCAAGTTGGTGGGATGACAATGAGAGTACTAACGAAGATAAAGTGAATACAGATTCACCGTTTCAAATGATGTTGCATGGAAATTTTGAGCATGCAATCGAATCAAGAAAAAATTACAGAAAGAGAATTCAAAGAATTCGAGATTGGAGCGGAAGAGAAATTCGCGCTGGCCGTCGTCGCGTTGATAATAAACCTGGATATTCGATTATTACATCGGCTAATGAAAAAGTATCCAGATTTTTACAAGATCCAACTCAAAGCGAGCTTAGATTACATCCTATGCGACAGCATGAAAGAGAAAAACTTCGCCGGCTTGCTAATTTATATAGTTTAAGTTTAAAGGGGGACCTAGGCTGtccaattttatataaaactcGACATACTACACAAGCCATCTGTGTGGATCAAGTATCATTCAACAGATTTTCGGGCTATAAAAGATTAAGGAGAACCCCTCCGAATTCTCCGAATTCTGAATTAACAATACATAATCAAGAACATCAAATTTCTAGCGTAAACTATAGCTCGCAAATAATTAGTTCAACGTCAAAATTGGATACGATACCAGTTCTACCGCAGTTCTCTCATTTTAAATGGGATTCGAATAGCATGGATATTGAAATTCATGGAAAACCAAAATTACATGATTTTGATCACTCGAAATCAAGTTAA